The Solanum pennellii chromosome 11, SPENNV200 genome contains a region encoding:
- the LOC107003832 gene encoding protein FATTY ACID EXPORT 3, chloroplastic-like: MVGQKLSIVTDKPQTTPHRVLGICSGPDHQFFHVNESRISYFQKPSDVELEKDNNDLKEEAEAQEEAWKQTLASFKEQAMKVQAVSQEAYEVYSDKAMIILKETSEKLKIQADKAREDWTIIAKEISEESKEYLTTAAEKSPEPVKDIVETFVSSADELNDVSKVQDFYVGIPYGTLLSAGGFLYFMLSGSTAALRFAVVLGGALLALSVSSLRSWRSGDSTSLALKGQAG, encoded by the exons ATGGTTGGGCAGAAACTGTCAATTGTTACTGATAAACCTCAAACTACTCCTCATCGAGTTCTTGGAATATGTTCTGGTCCAGATCATCAG TTCTTTCATGTTAATGAGTCAAGGATTTCATATTTTCAGAAGCCTTCAGATGTTGAATTGGAGAAGGACAATAATGATCTTAAGGAGGAGGCTGAAGCGCAAGAAGAAGCCTGGAAACAGACCCTAGCTTCCTTCAAAGAACAAGCGATGAAGGTGCAAGCTGTGTCACAAGAAGCGTATGAGGTGTATTCCGATAAAGCTATGATCATTTTGAAAGAAACTTCtgagaaattaaaaattcaagcgGATAAGGCAAGAGAAGATTGGACTATAATTGCAAAGGAAATTAGTGAGGAGAGTAAAGAATATTTAACCACTGCTGCTGAGAAATCACCTGAACCAGTGAAGGATATTGTTGAAACATTTGTTTCCTCTGCAGATGAATTGAATGACGTGTCGAAAGTGCAAGACTTCTATGTGGGAATACCTTACG GAACTCTTCTTTCTGCTGGTGGCTTTTTGTACTTCATGCTAAGTGGAAGCACTGCTGCCCTTAGATTTGCTGTTGTACTTGGAGGTGCTCTTTTGGCCTTAAGCGTCTCAAGTTTACGATCATGGAGAAGTGGAGATTCGACTTCACTAGCTTTAAAGGGACAGGCAGGTTAG